In one window of Primulina tabacum isolate GXHZ01 chromosome 8, ASM2559414v2, whole genome shotgun sequence DNA:
- the LOC142553012 gene encoding E3 ubiquitin-protein ligase SINAT5-like: MESSIECISIHDGMHEDEILNANPFPLLSSSKPFRNSNLNGGMSTPPTRVHELLECPVCTNSMYPPIHQCPNGHTLCSTCKVRVHNRCPTCRLELGDIRCLALEKVAESLELPCKHNSLGCPEISPYYGKLKHEAICNFRPYNCPYAGSDCSIAGDIQCLVTHLRDDHKVDMHSGCTFNHRYVKSNPRDVENATWMLTVFRCFGQYFCLHFEAFQLGAAPVYMAFLRFMGDEMEARNFSYSLEVGGNGRKLIWEGTPRSIRDGHRKVRDSHDGLIIQRNMALFFSGGDKDELKLRVTGRIWKEPQNPDGGACIPNLL, translated from the exons ATGGAATCTAGCATTGAATGCATATCAATCCATGACGGGATGCACGAAGATGAGATCCTAAACGCCAATCCCTTTCCTCTGTTGTCATCTTCAAAGCCATTTCGCAATAGTAATCTCAATGGTGGGATGAGTACTCCGCCCACACGTGTTCACGAGCTTCTTGAATGCCCTGTTTGTACCAATTCTATGTACCCTCCCATCCATCAG TGCCCCAATGGGCATACCCTCTGTTCCACCTGTAAAGTAAGGGTTCACAACAGATGTCCTACTTGTAGACTGGAGCTTGGTGATATAAGATGCTTAGCACTTGAAAAGGTGGCTGAATCCCTCGAACTTCCTTGCAAGCATAACTCCCTCGGATGCCCTGAGATCTCTCCTTATTACGGTAAACTGAAACATGAAGCCATTTGTAATTTTAGGCCTTATAACTGCCCTTACGCGGGATCAGATTGCTCAATTGCTGGTGATATTCAATGCCTTGTTACTCACTTGAGAGATGATCACAAGGTGGACATGCATTCAGGATGCACATTTAATCATCGCTACGTGAAATCAAATCCTCGAGATGTAGAGAATGCAACGTGGATGCTAACT GTCTTCCGTTGTTTTGGTCAGTATTTTTGCCTTCATTTTGAAGCTTTCCAACTTGGAGCGGCTCCTGTATACATGGCTTTTCTTCGGTTCATGGGAGATGAGATGGAGGCTCGGAACTTTAGCTACAGTTTGGAGGTTGGAGGAAACGGTAGGAAACTTATATGGGAGGGCACTCCTCGAAGCATTAGAGATGGTCACAGAAAGGTTCGAGACAGTCACGATGGCCTCATCATACAACGCAACATGGCACTTTTTTTCTCAGGAGGAGACAAGGACGAGCTTAAGCTTCGTGTAACGGGTCGTATATGGAAGGAACCACAGAATCCAGATGGTGGAGCTTGCATACCCAATCTCCTGTAG